TGATTCACGCTGCGGGTCCGTTCTCGCATACGGCCGGGCCGATGGCGGGCGGCTGCATCCGCGCGGGCGCACATTACTTGGACATTACGGGGGAGATCGAGGTGTTTGAATCACTGGCCCGGGACGACGCGGAGGCGAAGAAGGCCGGTGTGATGCTGATGCCCGGGGTCGGGTTCGACGTGGTGCCTTCCGATTGCCTCGCGCGGCATTTGAAAAACCGTCTCCCGACCGCAACCCACCTGACTCTCGCCTTCCAAGGGCTCAGCGGAGGATTTTCGCGCGGCACGGCGACGACCATGGCGGAAAACATCCATCGCGGAGGAGCGATCAGAAAGGACTCGAAGGTGACGCCTGTTCCTGCGGGCTGGAAAACGAAGAAGGTGGATTTCGGTCGTGGCCGTTCGATCACGTGCGTGAGCATTCCGTGGGGCGATGTTTCAACGGCATTCCACAGCACGGGAATACCGAACATCGAAGTGTATGCTGCGTTCCCAGCGGGGATGCGATGGGGCATGGTTCTATCGCGACCGATTGCGGGACTGCTCGGTTCGGCTCCCGTGCAGAAATTTCTGAAAGGCCAAATTCGAAAACGTCCATCTGGTCCGTCGGCCCGGGCCCGTGAGGAGGGGATCAGCCGGCTGTGGGGAGAAGCTGTGGATGCCAAGTCCGGCCGCAGGATTTCCGCACGGATGCAGACACGGGAAGGGTACTTGTTGACGGCTCTGACGGCGGTTCGCATCGCGCAGAAGGTGCTTGCAGGGAAAGCGCCGGTGGGATTTCAGACGCCCGCGAAGGCGTATGGAGCGGACTTGATTCTGGAGATCGAAGGCTCCGTTCGGACCGATGTTGGCAGCGAATGACGGACGGACGCGGCCTGAAGGCCACGGCTACCGACAGACGGTCGTAACGGGCCTGCGGCTTGCGGACACACATTGCAGTTGGGGCGGGCCGGTCGTATGATGACACCGCAAGTCGCGGAATAGGCTGAGTCAAAGGGGAGGTGGTATGGAGATCAATATCAACGAAAAACTGCTGGACGAAAAACTGACCGGTTTGGAAAAGGCGCGCGCCTGGAGTCCGAGGACGATCTCAAAACTGGAAACAACCATCCGAAGCGCCGAGGATCTGGACCTCTTTCGAATCAATCCCAAAAGGTACGCCTCGGAACGAGGGACGGCTGAGTCGGAAGCGATCGACCTTTTTCTTCACTTGGCCCATCTGGGCCTGTTCCAGATGGATTGGCACATGACGTGCCCCGCCTGCGGGGACGTCCTCCAGAGTCTGCGAAGCCTGAGCCACGTTTCGAGCGAATTTTCCTGCGGACCCTGCAAAATGAACTTCGAAGCCAACCTCGACGACTACATCAGCGTGACCTTCACGATTGCTCCCCAGATCCGGAGGATCCGGTATCACGATCCTGAATCCCTTTCGCCCGAAGATTACGTTTACGGCTACAAATACAGCCAGGATGCGCGATTTTCGGGTGGCCCCCGCGTGGTGGACGGATACAAACCCATGGTGCGATTTGGTGAGCGCTTCCAGCCCGGCGAGCGGAAGTCGATGGGGATGACGTTGACGCCGGGGGTACTCGCGGTGAGGAACTTCGAGTCCGAGAGTTATTCGGCCTTCCTGGAGGTAGCGGAAAGCGGGGAGACGCGTGTTCTTCTCGAATTCATGGAGGGAAGCTGGAGAACAAAACCGCCCCGTTTGGGCGCCGGATCTGTTACGGCCGAAGTGGTGAATCTATCGAGGCGGCCGCAAATTCTTGGGGGACTGAACCTTCCTCCGGGAGACCCCTCCGTCCGTCCCCTCCTGGAATTCGAGCCTTTCCTCTCGGGCAAGGAGCTTCTCACGACGCAAACCTTCCGCGACCTGTTCCGTTCCGAGGTCATCAAGGGAACCGAGGGAATCAGCGTGAAAGACATCACGTTCCTGTTCACCGATCTCAAGGGATCAACGGCGCTCTACGACCGGATCGGCGATTTGAAGGCGTACGCCTTGGTGCGCCAGCATTTCGACAGCCTGGGAAAAGTGATCGTGGGCAATTCGGGAGCTATTGTGAAGACGATCGGGGATGCAGTCATGGCCTCCTTCCTGACCCCGAAGGACGGAGTGAATGCCGCGTTAGGCATGATCAAGGAGATCGACGCCTTCAATCAAACCCTACCGAGCAAAGACATCATCCTGAAGGTGGGCGTTCACAAGGGACCATCCATCGCGGTGACGCTGAACGAGCGGCTCGACTATTTCGGCCAGACGGTGAACATCGCAGCTCGCGTGCAGGGGTTGGCCGAGGCCGAGGAGATTTACGTGACGGACGATGTCTATCGGTCGTCCCAGGTCAAGGGCCTCTTGGACGGCAGGGCCGTCACGCCCCTCAAGGCCACGCTCAAGGGCGTGCGCGACGAGATGCAGGTCTACAAGATCGCGCCGCCGGCCGTGGCGCACTGACAGATTCGTTTCAAGAGATTCGCGTTACTCGCAGGACGCGAATCGGGTATCTTTCGGCGTAACGACCGTCGGAATTCCGTCGCGCGCGAACGTCTCAAGAAAACATCCCCACTGATATTGGACGGCGGGGATTTGGACGTAGACCGTGTGCCCGTTCTGCTGAATCGGATCTTCAAGCCATTGGTCCTGAACTGCGGTGACCATCGATCCATCGCCGGCCGCGACGTTGGACCGAACCGGAAAATCGGACTCAGGGAATCTGTAAAATAGTGCGAGCCCCGCCTCCATCAGGTTATCGATGACGTCTCCCACTCTGGGGAATCCGTAGCCCACGGCCATCGCTCGTTGTGTCGCCCGGCTGAAATAGAGGTCGTCGTAGCCGTGTGGCACGAGCGCATGTTTTGCCGGCACGTCCGGGAGCGGACGCCGGACCAGATGCGGGATAAACGCGATGGGATCCGTTTTCTCGATGAATTGCTGGAAGAGGCCCATCACGGGGTGGAGGACGTCGAGCGTTTCGCCCGGTTTCACGCCGACGGCCAGACTCAGCGTTTGCGCGGCGCCGGGAATCAGGTCGGTTGAGAAGATGAAGTAGCTCCAGTAGCCGCCGCTGCCAGTGGGGAGGATGGCCTGGGTCTCCCCGGAAGTGGCACCGAACAGATTGGCGTACATCGCGCCCATGCTTTGCCCCATCGTGACATGCCGGCTCATATCGAAACGAAATGCCCCATCCGAGCTTGACGCTCCCGGGCAGGTCGAAGCGTCAAGACGAACGGTCTCCACGAATTTCCGTTTGAGGAAAAGTTCGATCACGCCCTGGCGGAAGTTGTCGCGCAGGGCAACCAAGTTTCCGATTTGGAGATAGTCGTAGTCCGTTGCGGTGGGAACCCGGTCCGGCGAGATCGGCATCGCTGAGGCGCCTGCAGCGAAACCGCGCTTCGCGGCCACATACGCCGGACCCTGCCAGGGCGTTTCCGGACCGCCGGGGGTGAGCACGGGTCCGCGATCCACCATTTGCGACGCGATGCCTCCCGACCCGTGAATGTATTCCATGTAGGGAAAACCCGCGGCCGGCATGGCACGCTTGGGTATGGTGAAAACGATCTTTACAATTTCGGTACGCTGGAGGCGCGGCAGGCCGGCGGAATCGAATTCGAAACGGCCGCCCTCGGAACGGAAGGGAGGTTCGCCCGTCTGGAATTGGGGCCACTCGACCGTTCCTTCGAGGTAGCAGAAGTCAGGTTCTTCGTGCGCCAGAATCGGCGGGGTAGCCCATCTTGTTGCGTGTCTTCCCGTGACGGAAGTGGCCATCCGGCGAAGGTCGGCGGCGGGATGATCCGTGGTGAATACCGTAGCTGCGGCGATGGCGTCCGCGGAAAGTTGGCTGCTGGAGTTCAGATAGTCGGCGAGCGGTTTGTAAAGACGCTGTAATTTCTCGCCGTCCGCGATCTGGGGAGTAAGTCCTCGGAGGGCATTTCCGAGCACGTCCGACTGGGCGAGCGGGACGCCATCCGTGTCCGTCACCGTTCGCAGGACGATAGCCGCGTAGGTGGCATCGGGCCACAAAGTCGCTCCCGGCCAGGGGATCATCGTGAGTGTGTTGGCGGACACATAGTTTCCATCGGAAGCGTAGAAACGTGAAAGGGCAGGGACCGACTCGCGATAACCCGGGCTCGATGGGGTAATGTTCAAGAAGAACGCCGTGAAAGGTACGCTTGGCACCTTCTCGGGGTTTGTGACCACCTTTTCGGTTGAAATGGCGCCATCGAACGCAAACGAAACCACCGGATTCAGGGCGAATCCGTCACGCTCTTCCGAGGCGAGCTGCGTGATTTGCCGGACCAGCGAATTCGATTGAGGATTCGGAAAGCGCGACAGGTCGATCGTCCGTGTCGAGGCATCAAGCAGGAGGTCGTTGGGGTAGGGCATCGACCAGAAGGAACCGTCCGACGGATCGAGCCGCATTCTTACCCGTCCCGGATTTTCCTCCGATCGCGAGCATTCGACCGTTGCAAGCGGGAGTATCTCGAGACAAAACAGAAGCCAACCCGTGCAGGAATGTCTCAGCATGAGGACCGATCGCGCCTACTCGTCGGCGTTTCTAATGAGTTGGTAGTAGAAGCGAACGCACTGCGTGAAATCTTCTACGCCGATCCGCTCATCCGTGCCGTGAAACCGCTTGAGATCGGCGGGCCGAAGCGTGAGAGGGAGAAACCGGTAGACGTTATCGCTGATGGATTCGTAGTGGCGGCTGTCCGTGGCGGCGATGAACAATGAAGGCGCGGTCAGGACGCCGGGGAAAATCTGGTGAATGGTTTTCTGAAGAGTTCGGAATGCGACGGAGTCCGCTCGCGACAGACGGGAGGGTTCCGTCTGAGCGCCTGCGGCGAGTGAAACCACGATGTGTGGATCTCGGGCGGTCGCCCGGACGTGTTCCAGGACGTCCTCGATCCGGTCTCCGGGAAGAATCCGGAAATTGACGACCCCACGGGCTTTCACCGGAAGTATGTTGTCCTTGATGCTTCCTTCCAGCATCGTGGCCGCCGTGGTGGTGCGGATCAAGGCGTTGGTCGGGGGCATGGCGGAAAGTTTTCGTGTCAGGAGGGGCTGGAGGAACCGGGCGTTGGCGAAGACGAGGCGTTTCTTGAAATCCATTTCAGGGCCGACAAAATCGAAGAGAAGCTTCGCAGCGCCATTGAGACGGGCGGGCATCGGATTGTTTTCAAGATCGACGATAGCCTGACTCAAGATCCCCGCGGCGGTGTGATTCGGAGGCATGGAGGAGTGCCCCCCTTCGGCCTCAGCGGTCAACAGCACACTGACATAACCTTTCTCGGCGATGCCCATCATTGCGACGGGCGGCTTCACGCCCGGCATGAGGCCGTCCGTGACCATCAGGCCCTCGTCCAGCACAAATTCCAGACGCACGCCCCGCGTTCGCAGGAGCTCGGCGATGTTCGACGCCCCCACCGATCCGCCGAGTTCTTCATCATGTCCGAAGGCGAGGTAGACCGTGCGGTGCGGCTCGTAGCCTTCGGCCAGGAGTTTTTCCACGGCTTCGAGGATCCCGATGACGCCGACCTTGTTGTCCATTGCGCCTCGGCCCCAAACGAAGCCCTGGGCGATTTCACCGGTGTATGGGGAATGGCTCCACGAGGATTCCGTGCCGGGTTGGACAGGAACCACATCCATGTGGCCCATGAGGAGGATGGGAATCTTCTGATCCGTTGCCCCCTTCCACGTGTAGAGGAGACTGTAGCCGGCCACGACCTCTCTCGACAGCTTTGCGTGGACGAGCGGGTAGCTGCTTTCGAGCAGTTTGTGGAATCGGAGGAATTCAGCGGGATCGATCCGGGAAGGATCGGCATGAGAGACGGTTCGGATCTGAATCGCCTGGCTGAGGTGTTGGGACGGGAGCACACCGTCGAGATCGATTTTCGCCGGCTTGACCCGGACCTGCCGGGAGGGGAAACGAACGGCGTTGATCGTGGCGAGCGCTGCGACGCCGAGGGAGGCCAGGA
The DNA window shown above is from Nitrospirota bacterium and carries:
- a CDS encoding M20 family peptidase; the encoded protein is MYRQHKKRGRKFLAAVFLASLGVAALATINAVRFPSRQVRVKPAKIDLDGVLPSQHLSQAIQIRTVSHADPSRIDPAEFLRFHKLLESSYPLVHAKLSREVVAGYSLLYTWKGATDQKIPILLMGHMDVVPVQPGTESSWSHSPYTGEIAQGFVWGRGAMDNKVGVIGILEAVEKLLAEGYEPHRTVYLAFGHDEELGGSVGASNIAELLRTRGVRLEFVLDEGLMVTDGLMPGVKPPVAMMGIAEKGYVSVLLTAEAEGGHSSMPPNHTAAGILSQAIVDLENNPMPARLNGAAKLLFDFVGPEMDFKKRLVFANARFLQPLLTRKLSAMPPTNALIRTTTAATMLEGSIKDNILPVKARGVVNFRILPGDRIEDVLEHVRATARDPHIVVSLAAGAQTEPSRLSRADSVAFRTLQKTIHQIFPGVLTAPSLFIAATDSRHYESISDNVYRFLPLTLRPADLKRFHGTDERIGVEDFTQCVRFYYQLIRNADE
- a CDS encoding adenylate/guanylate cyclase domain-containing protein codes for the protein MEININEKLLDEKLTGLEKARAWSPRTISKLETTIRSAEDLDLFRINPKRYASERGTAESEAIDLFLHLAHLGLFQMDWHMTCPACGDVLQSLRSLSHVSSEFSCGPCKMNFEANLDDYISVTFTIAPQIRRIRYHDPESLSPEDYVYGYKYSQDARFSGGPRVVDGYKPMVRFGERFQPGERKSMGMTLTPGVLAVRNFESESYSAFLEVAESGETRVLLEFMEGSWRTKPPRLGAGSVTAEVVNLSRRPQILGGLNLPPGDPSVRPLLEFEPFLSGKELLTTQTFRDLFRSEVIKGTEGISVKDITFLFTDLKGSTALYDRIGDLKAYALVRQHFDSLGKVIVGNSGAIVKTIGDAVMASFLTPKDGVNAALGMIKEIDAFNQTLPSKDIILKVGVHKGPSIAVTLNERLDYFGQTVNIAARVQGLAEAEEIYVTDDVYRSSQVKGLLDGRAVTPLKATLKGVRDEMQVYKIAPPAVAH
- a CDS encoding saccharopine dehydrogenase NADP-binding domain-containing protein; amino-acid sequence: MVQDAKLMIYGAYGYTGDLIARHACSVGLKPTLAGRDDTKLRSLAKELDVPWVAFGLEDAGRVAESLKGIRVVIHAAGPFSHTAGPMAGGCIRAGAHYLDITGEIEVFESLARDDAEAKKAGVMLMPGVGFDVVPSDCLARHLKNRLPTATHLTLAFQGLSGGFSRGTATTMAENIHRGGAIRKDSKVTPVPAGWKTKKVDFGRGRSITCVSIPWGDVSTAFHSTGIPNIEVYAAFPAGMRWGMVLSRPIAGLLGSAPVQKFLKGQIRKRPSGPSARAREEGISRLWGEAVDAKSGRRISARMQTREGYLLTALTAVRIAQKVLAGKAPVGFQTPAKAYGADLILEIEGSVRTDVGSE